The Streptomyces puniciscabiei genomic interval GTTGATCAAGTGACGGGAACTGTAGGGCAGGCCACTGACAACGCCCTCCGGCGGTCGGAGGGCGTTGTGGAGAAACGGTTCTGGGAAGGCCGTTCGGAGATCGGCGTTCGGAAAAGCCGTTCGGAAGGGTCGTTCGGGAAAGGCTGTTCCGGAAAACCGGAACAGTGGAGGAGGATCAGCCGCGCCCGGCGTCGCGCTCCTGCTTCTCCCTCTTCTGCTGCTTGATCCGCGCGCCCTCCTTGCGGACCTCGGCCTGGGTGGCGCGCTCCTTCTCCAGCCACTCGGGCCGCTCCTGCTTGAGCGCCTCGATCTGCTCGGTGGTCAGCGGCTCGGTGACCCCGCCGCGCGCGAGGCCGGCGATGGACACGCCGAGCTTCGCCGCGACCACCGGGCGCGGGTGGGGGCCGTTGCGCCGCAGCTCGCTCAGCCACTCCGGCGGGTTCGCCTGCAGCTCGTTCAGCTCGGCGCGCGTGACGACGCCCTCCTGGAACGAGGCGGGGGTGGCGGGGAGGTACACACCCAGCTTCTTCGCCGCGGTCGCGGGCTTCATCGTCTGGGTGCTC includes:
- a CDS encoding DUF5997 family protein, whose product is MSSQQSTQTMKPATAAKKLGVYLPATPASFQEGVVTRAELNELQANPPEWLSELRRNGPHPRPVVAAKLGVSIAGLARGGVTEPLTTEQIEALKQERPEWLEKERATQAEVRKEGARIKQQKREKQERDAGRG